CTGGGCTATGCTTCGTCACCAAAGCATTCGCACTTGCTCCCCTGTCTCCGAAACTGATTTTTATTCATCTTGAAAATCTACCAATGTCTCAAAAGATGCCAATCTGAGCTTTCTGTTCAACTCCCGGAAAGCGAATCTGCCCTGGTCGAGATTCTTGACAGCATCTGTATAAGATATTTGGTTCTCTTCAACAATATCCCGACCTTCCTTGTAAATCACTTTCTGGTAAGATGAGGTTATCACCTGATTGTGAAATTCACCAATCTGTTCATTCAATGCCTTGCGCGTTTCCAAGGCCTCGCTAAGACTAATCGAATCTCCATTAAAATTGATGAAATGGTTGAAGTTTGCCCGCTGAATAGAACTGTTGAGTTTCCGCCGCTTGATTTCTATCTTTCTTAATTCCTTTCGAGCGGAAACAACATCAAAATCTGGGCTGGGACGACGAATCTCATCATTTCGAGAAAATGACAACCTGTCTCTATTCTGCTTTGATTCAGGCAAACAGTCTTTTAGTGTCTTAATCCTGGCGTCATACTCTGAACGGAGTTCCAGCGCCTCGTACAAATATAATGGCTTGTTTTTGTCTTTCATCTTATGCACTCCCTCCTTTCTGGTAATTCGGGGACAGACCATAAAAAATGCTTGTTTTTGGCTCTTAAAAGCAACTTTTTGGGTGAAAACAGGGTTTTAAGGGATTCCCCCTGGTGGTTGCATGTCATGGTTTGAAAGGGGTTTGCAGATCCGGGTCGTCCAGGAGGGTGGGGTCGGCCTGGGCCACGTCCCGGGTCAGGTCCTGTGTGGGTATTGGGGCATCGGACTAACGGGGGTGGGGTCAGGCTTGGCTTACGTGTGACCTTGGGTTATTGGCTTATTGCATAGGGCCGCAATAAGCCAATAAGCCAAGCCTGACCCCGAATTGAAATTTGTTACAAAACTTCTTTGAACTCCTCCACAGTCATGCCGGCATCTTTGATGATCCCGGCCATTGTGTAGGCATCAACAGGATTTGAACGTGGTATGGTAATGATCCTTACGCCATTTGTCATGGTTATGTGTTTTCTTTTCCTGGCAACCCAGAAGCCGCTCTTCTCAAACGCTTTTACGGCTCTTTTATGATTGATCCCAGGCAGTTTAGGCATTCGTAACTTCTACGTACCTGATTTCATCATTTTCAGCTGTCAGCAGATTCACAGTATAAAGATAATCCTGAATGGCCTCACTGATATTTTCAAGGGCCTCTTCTTCCGTCGATCCCTGGGACCAGCAACCAGGCAGTCCGGGAACCCAAACAGCATAACCCTCTTCAGTCTTCTTGATATTCACCTGATATCTCATACCAAAACACCTCTTTTCATTATATTTATCAAAAAGCTTTCTGGTGGTCAGTTGGAATAATATTGTAATAATCCCGGGTGTTCAAGTCAACAACTTGTGAAACAGCAAGCCGGGAAAGCCTGACCCCGCTATAGTCTGCCGTGGGTGAGGGATTTGTCCAGGATGCCTTTGACATCGTAGATGATGGTGCCGGTTTGTTTGTGGGCGTTGAGGTGGTATCCGGCTTCCTGGGCTTTCTGGGCCAGGTAATAGGGGTCCACGCCGATGCAGTGGCCGCCTACCAGGCCGGGTTTGAAGGGCAGAAAGTTCCACTTGGTGTTGGCGGCTTCCAGCACGGCATGGGTGTCGATGTCCATGCGGTTGAAAATTTTGGCCAGCTCGTTGACAAAGGCGATGTTGATGTCCCGCTGGGAGTTCTCGATGACCTTGGCAGCCTCGGCCACCTTGATGGTTGGGGCCAGGTGGGTGCCGGCCGTGATGACCGAGCGGTACAGGGCATCCACTTTATGGCCGGTCTCAGGGGTAGAGCCGGAGGTGACTTTTTTGATCTTTTCCACGGTGTGTTCTTTGTCCCCCGGGTTGATGCGTTCCGGGGAATAGCCGGCAAAAAAGTCGGTGTTGAATGTCAAGCCGGATGTTTTCTCCACCACGGGGATGCAGTCTTCTTCCGTGGCACCGGGATACACAGTGCTTTCGTAAATCACGATGTCCCCTTTGGAGATGACGTTGCCCACGG
Above is a window of Desulfotignum balticum DSM 7044 DNA encoding:
- a CDS encoding type II toxin-antitoxin system HicA family toxin, yielding MPKLPGINHKRAVKAFEKSGFWVARKRKHITMTNGVRIITIPRSNPVDAYTMAGIIKDAGMTVEEFKEVL
- a CDS encoding type II toxin-antitoxin system HicB family antitoxin, translating into MRYQVNIKKTEEGYAVWVPGLPGCWSQGSTEEEALENISEAIQDYLYTVNLLTAENDEIRYVEVTNA
- a CDS encoding nucleotide sugar dehydrogenase, with the translated sequence MKIAIIGLGYVGLPLARLFAARYPVVGFGINQARVTELMSGHDVTLEVEDDVLQRVLLTQPPHTQEPPPNGLFCTTTLDDIAGCNIYIITVPIPIDKNNRPDLTPLIRASEAVGNVISKGDIVIYESTVYPGATEEDCIPVVEKTSGLTFNTDFFAGYSPERINPGDKEHTVEKIKKVTSGSTPETGHKVDALYRSVITAGTHLAPTIKVAEAAKVIENSQRDINIAFVNELAKIFNRMDIDTHAVLEAANTKWNFLPFKPGLVGGHCIGVDPYYLAQKAQEAGYHLNAHKQTGTIIYDVKGILDKSLTHGRL